The proteins below are encoded in one region of Effusibacillus dendaii:
- a CDS encoding Rqc2 family fibronectin-binding protein yields the protein MALDGIVLRSIVHELQETITGGRVEKIYQPLPRDLLMTIRNQGRNYRLLLSANPTFPRVYLTERYKGQNPPEPPMFCMLLRKYFEGGRITKIEQVGNERIFRMNVENRDELGDLAEKQLIVEIMGRHSNIILADPETERILDGIVHVNYGVSRHREVLPGRTYVAPPEQEKISPFMETEAEFYAKRQQDASPFDKFLVNRYSGISPLIGRELAHRLSLRLPSFGAESGESDSTNTYEMEWNIFQEFRAPLVRHQYNPTLVIDEQGKPRAFSAVELSHLAGTVQRWESISACMEQFFEEKSWRDTLRQKVGDIERVLVAELEKDRNKLIKFQEAIQESTEADRFRVWGELLTASLYQLQKGDTVAKVTNFYEEKMPIIEIPLDPQLSPQENAQAYFKKYNKVKKSVPILEEQILQTKEEIAYLESVLHLLSAADLQDLEEIREELEQEGILKPSKRPDGGRKKKQSVAQPERFWSSDGIEIFVGKNNRQNDYLTMKMAHNSDTWLHTKDIPGSHVVIRSHQVPDSTLLEAAMLAAYYSKARESSLVPVDYTLIKHVWKPNGAKPGMVLYEGQQTLYVTPDQSVIEKLRTTH from the coding sequence ATGGCGCTAGACGGAATCGTATTGCGATCCATTGTCCACGAATTACAAGAAACGATTACCGGCGGACGTGTGGAAAAAATATACCAACCGCTTCCCCGCGACCTGCTTATGACAATCCGCAACCAGGGGCGCAATTATCGGCTGCTGCTGTCCGCCAACCCGACTTTCCCGCGTGTCTATCTGACCGAGCGATACAAAGGACAAAACCCACCGGAGCCTCCCATGTTTTGCATGCTGCTCCGCAAATATTTTGAAGGCGGGCGGATTACAAAGATCGAACAGGTCGGCAATGAGCGGATTTTCCGAATGAATGTGGAAAACCGTGACGAATTGGGCGATCTTGCCGAAAAACAACTGATTGTCGAAATTATGGGCCGACATTCGAACATCATTTTGGCCGATCCGGAAACAGAACGGATTCTGGATGGAATTGTGCATGTCAATTACGGCGTCAGCAGACATCGTGAGGTACTGCCAGGGCGTACCTATGTGGCGCCGCCGGAACAGGAAAAAATCTCGCCGTTTATGGAAACGGAAGCCGAATTTTATGCGAAACGTCAACAGGATGCAAGTCCGTTTGACAAATTTTTGGTCAACCGGTACAGCGGCATCTCGCCATTGATCGGTCGCGAACTGGCGCACCGCTTGTCACTTCGGTTGCCCTCTTTTGGCGCTGAATCGGGCGAATCCGACTCGACAAACACGTACGAGATGGAATGGAACATTTTTCAGGAATTCCGCGCGCCGCTTGTCCGCCATCAGTACAACCCGACGCTTGTCATAGACGAACAGGGCAAACCGCGCGCTTTTTCTGCGGTGGAGTTGTCCCATCTGGCCGGGACGGTGCAGCGATGGGAAAGCATCTCCGCGTGCATGGAACAATTTTTTGAAGAAAAATCGTGGCGTGACACCCTGCGGCAGAAGGTGGGGGATATTGAACGGGTGCTGGTCGCCGAACTGGAAAAAGACCGCAACAAGCTGATCAAATTCCAGGAAGCGATTCAGGAATCGACCGAAGCCGACCGTTTCCGCGTATGGGGCGAACTGTTGACCGCTTCTCTCTACCAGTTGCAAAAAGGGGATACGGTGGCCAAAGTCACCAATTTTTATGAAGAAAAAATGCCGATCATCGAGATTCCGCTTGATCCGCAGCTCTCCCCGCAGGAGAATGCGCAGGCCTATTTTAAAAAATACAACAAAGTGAAAAAATCGGTCCCGATCCTGGAGGAACAAATCCTGCAGACGAAGGAGGAAATTGCCTATCTGGAAAGCGTTCTTCACCTCTTGTCGGCAGCTGACCTGCAGGATTTGGAGGAAATTCGAGAGGAACTTGAACAAGAGGGGATTCTGAAACCATCCAAACGGCCAGACGGCGGCCGCAAGAAAAAACAGTCGGTCGCCCAGCCGGAACGATTCTGGTCCAGTGACGGCATAGAGATTTTCGTCGGCAAAAACAACCGACAAAACGACTACCTGACCATGAAAATGGCGCACAACTCAGACACCTGGCTGCATACGAAAGACATTCCCGGCTCGCATGTTGTCATCCGCAGCCACCAGGTGCCTGATTCTACCCTGCTGGAAGCGGCGATGCTTGCCGCCTACTATTCAAAAGCGCGCGAATCAAGCCTGGTGCCGGTCGACTACACATTGATCAAACACGTCTGGAAGCCAAACGGAGCAAAACCGGGCATGGTGCTTTACGAAGGGCAGCAAACCCTTTATGTAACACCGGATCAGTCGGTTATAGAAAAATTGCGCACCACCCATTGA
- the lpdA gene encoding dihydrolipoyl dehydrogenase yields MVVGEFTTEVDVLVLGAGPGGYVAAIRAAQLGKKVMVVEKAEVGGVCLNRGCIPSKALISAAHRYEEMNHSDDMGLTADGVKVDFSKVQAWKQTVVGKLTGGVGSLLKGNGVELVQGEALFVTPNEVRVYQGNEFNRYKFNHCIIATGSRPIELRAFPFGKRIISSTEALSLPEIPKSMVVIGGGYIGIELGQMYAKFGCQVTVIEGTEQILPLFENEIVRWVQRRLKKDGVTVHTKAKAVSAEQTDTGVTLKYEINGEQKEITADYLLVTVGRVPNTDELGLDQVGIKKNERGLIEVDHQCKTNVENVYAIGDVTAGPALAHKASYEGKVAAEVIAGHNSAVDYKCIPSVVFSDPEIASVGLSETEAKEQGHTVATGKFNYAANGRALSLNANEGFVKVVADKESGIVLGCQIVGPGAPDLIAEMGLAIEMGASLEDIALTIHAHPTLGEMVMEATENALGQGVHTLTK; encoded by the coding sequence ATGGTTGTCGGAGAATTTACCACCGAGGTCGACGTTCTGGTTCTGGGAGCGGGGCCGGGAGGTTATGTGGCGGCGATCCGGGCTGCTCAACTGGGCAAAAAAGTGATGGTGGTTGAGAAGGCCGAAGTGGGCGGCGTGTGCCTGAATCGCGGCTGCATCCCGAGCAAAGCGTTAATTTCCGCCGCGCATCGGTATGAAGAAATGAACCATTCGGATGACATGGGGTTAACTGCGGATGGCGTAAAAGTCGATTTTTCAAAAGTTCAGGCCTGGAAACAGACCGTGGTTGGGAAGCTGACAGGCGGCGTCGGTTCGCTTCTGAAAGGAAACGGCGTTGAACTCGTGCAGGGGGAAGCGTTGTTTGTCACCCCAAACGAAGTTCGCGTATACCAGGGAAACGAGTTCAACCGCTACAAATTCAACCATTGTATTATTGCGACCGGTTCCCGTCCGATTGAATTGAGAGCATTTCCGTTTGGCAAGCGCATCATTTCCTCGACGGAGGCGCTGTCCCTGCCGGAAATACCGAAAAGTATGGTGGTCATCGGAGGCGGTTATATCGGGATCGAACTGGGACAGATGTATGCCAAATTCGGCTGTCAGGTAACGGTGATTGAGGGAACCGAGCAGATTTTGCCACTGTTTGAAAACGAGATTGTACGCTGGGTGCAGCGCAGGCTGAAAAAAGACGGTGTCACCGTACATACGAAAGCAAAAGCGGTGTCTGCCGAGCAAACCGACACGGGCGTAACGCTCAAATACGAGATCAACGGCGAACAGAAAGAGATTACAGCCGACTATTTGCTGGTGACGGTTGGGCGCGTGCCGAACACGGATGAACTGGGACTGGATCAGGTCGGCATTAAGAAAAATGAGCGCGGTTTGATCGAAGTGGACCACCAGTGCAAAACGAATGTGGAAAACGTCTATGCAATCGGCGATGTAACAGCCGGACCTGCATTGGCTCACAAGGCTTCTTATGAGGGGAAAGTGGCGGCAGAAGTAATTGCCGGGCACAACAGCGCGGTCGATTATAAATGCATTCCGTCGGTCGTGTTCTCAGATCCGGAAATTGCCAGCGTAGGACTCAGTGAAACGGAAGCGAAAGAACAGGGCCATACCGTGGCAACGGGCAAATTCAACTATGCGGCAAACGGCCGGGCGCTTTCTTTGAATGCGAACGAAGGGTTTGTCAAAGTGGTTGCCGACAAAGAAAGCGGCATTGTGCTTGGCTGCCAGATTGTCGGTCCGGGGGCACCCGATTTGATTGCAGAGATGGGGTTGGCAATCGAAATGGGAGCGTCACTGGAAGATATCGCATTGACCATCCATGCTCACCCGACGCTGGGCGAAATGGTGATGGAAGCGACTGAGAACGCGTTGGGACAGGGTGTGCACACACTGACGAAGTGA
- a CDS encoding methyl-accepting chemotaxis protein, whose protein sequence is MNRTKRSIGLSAKITLLSIFLVLFSVLSILAVGYYVNFGQMKKATGEELYGCASITSGLFSPAEVESLLQGGPVTPAIQSKIDWIIDHKPIFKNASIMTLDGKLLAPDKHLIQEGFKAGDRFPVDPQTIDMMKTMKHPGYSDIYQFGSAARQTGYSPIYKNHDPGQEVIAMMAIDFDASVISSRTWENLRSTLQFGGIFPILAGIIGFFMSRRMVKPILSVTERAKQIASGNLTATDLPVSTRDEIGRLTEDINTMAGNLRDLIRQVSSNADRVTKTAQQLTQSTDQSSKANEQITISMQEVAIGTDEQLSAVQQASRAVTEISGGIQQIAASVEAVSAASVQTSQSAENGNQSINKMIGQMNQIDEKVLASSEVIQKLHQKSAEIGQIVGLITSIAEQTNLLALNAAIEAARAGEQGRGFAVVADEVRKLAEESASAAGEIRLIISQIRTEIENAVAAMQDGTVAVKDGILLANETSSSFAEILQAIANVSGQIHEISSTVQQINAGTQTMVDTMEGISRVSEQSASNTQNVAAAAEQQHASMQEIASAATVLAKMAGELQSTVHRFAL, encoded by the coding sequence ATGAATCGTACAAAGAGATCGATTGGATTATCGGCAAAAATTACGCTTCTATCCATTTTTTTGGTATTATTTAGCGTCTTATCCATTTTAGCGGTTGGGTACTACGTAAATTTCGGTCAGATGAAAAAAGCGACCGGCGAGGAACTCTACGGTTGCGCCAGCATCACGAGCGGGTTGTTCAGCCCGGCGGAAGTGGAAAGCTTATTGCAGGGAGGTCCTGTCACCCCTGCCATTCAGTCCAAGATCGATTGGATTATTGACCACAAGCCAATTTTCAAAAACGCTTCGATCATGACACTCGACGGCAAATTGCTGGCCCCCGACAAACATTTGATACAGGAAGGATTTAAAGCAGGGGACCGGTTCCCTGTCGACCCTCAGACAATCGACATGATGAAAACGATGAAACACCCGGGGTATTCGGATATTTATCAGTTTGGGAGCGCTGCGAGGCAAACCGGTTATTCACCGATTTATAAGAATCACGACCCTGGTCAGGAAGTCATTGCCATGATGGCCATCGATTTTGACGCTTCTGTCATCTCCTCCCGTACATGGGAAAATTTACGTTCGACACTGCAGTTCGGCGGCATATTCCCGATTTTGGCTGGTATAATCGGATTTTTTATGTCCCGTCGGATGGTAAAGCCGATCCTTTCTGTGACAGAACGAGCGAAACAGATTGCGTCCGGAAATTTGACAGCCACCGATCTGCCCGTTTCCACTCGGGATGAGATAGGCAGGCTGACGGAAGACATCAATACAATGGCAGGCAATCTGCGTGATCTGATTCGGCAGGTTTCATCCAATGCCGACCGTGTAACCAAGACGGCGCAACAGTTAACCCAGAGCACTGACCAGAGCAGTAAAGCGAACGAACAGATCACCATCTCGATGCAGGAAGTGGCGATAGGTACGGATGAACAATTGTCAGCCGTGCAGCAGGCATCTCGTGCCGTAACGGAAATATCAGGCGGCATTCAACAAATTGCGGCAAGCGTGGAAGCAGTGAGCGCCGCTTCCGTGCAAACTTCCCAGTCGGCTGAGAACGGCAACCAGTCGATCAATAAAATGATCGGCCAGATGAATCAAATTGACGAGAAAGTACTTGCCTCTTCCGAGGTCATCCAGAAATTGCATCAAAAATCGGCTGAAATTGGGCAAATTGTCGGATTGATTACCTCGATTGCCGAACAAACCAATTTGCTGGCGCTTAATGCAGCGATTGAAGCGGCCAGAGCCGGTGAGCAGGGACGCGGATTTGCCGTCGTGGCCGATGAAGTGCGGAAACTGGCAGAAGAATCTGCATCGGCAGCAGGTGAAATCCGGTTGATTATCAGTCAGATTCGAACTGAGATCGAGAACGCGGTGGCCGCCATGCAGGATGGCACGGTTGCCGTAAAAGACGGGATTTTGCTGGCAAACGAAACGTCATCTTCCTTTGCTGAAATATTACAGGCGATTGCAAACGTTTCCGGCCAGATTCACGAAATCTCCAGTACAGTGCAACAGATTAACGCCGGTACCCAAACGATGGTGGACACGATGGAGGGCATCAGCCGAGTCTCCGAACAATCCGCTTCCAATACGCAAAATGTGGCGGCCGCTGCCGAGCAGCAACACGCTTCCATGCAGGAGATTGCTTCCGCCGCAACTGTTCTTGCCAAAATGGCAGGCGAACTGCAGTCCACCGTCCATCGATTTGCTCTATAG
- a CDS encoding ABC transporter permease, giving the protein MPLFWIFSRQSFLNLSVYRLNFWSEMFALFVQIFVATTLWNVLYAQAPHIFGSITLRDMVTYAVIGMILDKILSTDTGPHHYLSEQIKSGMVTNDLLRPIDFPHHMILRFSGETMARTAFYVVPPAIVAYLLFDLTGPKSVAQFGWFLLSLVFSWLILFFCNFLFGFISFKTLDLTGFFFTYWAMLRFLSGMLIPIWLYPDWMQSFINWLPFQLIFYTPLSIYINRFSGDAIWHAVLQQAVWVVVLYAIVRLLWRRIHRQLVVQGG; this is encoded by the coding sequence ATGCCGCTGTTTTGGATATTTAGCAGACAAAGCTTTCTCAACCTATCTGTCTACCGATTGAACTTTTGGTCGGAGATGTTCGCCCTGTTCGTCCAAATATTCGTCGCTACCACTCTTTGGAACGTGCTGTACGCACAAGCGCCGCATATTTTCGGTTCGATTACTTTGCGGGACATGGTGACGTATGCGGTAATCGGCATGATTTTGGATAAAATTTTATCCACCGATACGGGTCCGCACCACTATTTGTCGGAGCAGATTAAATCCGGCATGGTAACGAACGATCTGCTGCGCCCGATTGATTTTCCGCATCATATGATACTGCGGTTTTCAGGTGAAACCATGGCCCGCACAGCCTTTTACGTAGTGCCGCCTGCCATCGTGGCCTATCTTCTGTTTGACTTGACCGGACCGAAGAGTGTCGCGCAGTTCGGCTGGTTTTTGCTCAGTCTGGTTTTTTCCTGGCTGATTCTCTTTTTCTGCAATTTCCTGTTCGGTTTTATTTCTTTCAAAACGCTGGATCTGACCGGATTCTTCTTTACCTATTGGGCGATGCTGCGTTTCTTGTCGGGCATGTTGATTCCGATTTGGCTGTATCCGGACTGGATGCAGTCGTTTATCAATTGGCTGCCGTTCCAGTTGATTTTCTACACACCGCTCTCCATTTACATTAACCGGTTTAGCGGCGATGCGATCTGGCATGCGGTTTTGCAGCAAGCCGTATGGGTCGTTGTACTGTATGCAATTGTCAGGCTGCTGTGGCGCCGTATCCACCGCCAGTTGGTCGTACAAGGAGGGTAA
- a CDS encoding ABC transporter ATP-binding protein — protein MEIIQVHELRKEFRRLIPKKGPFASIRNLWNNDYTVHTAVNNISFHIDKGELVGYIGPNGAGKSTSIKMLTGILVPTSGLIEVAGLVPHQQRKEHAANIGVVFGQKTQLWWDIPPIESYRVLKTIYKIPDAVYRKNLDRFRELLDLHEFENTPVRQLSLGQRMRADLAAALLHDPEILFLDEPTIGVDVLAKEKLRTFIREINQDRKVTVLLTTHDMTDIEKLCNRMMIIDDGAILYDGTIESLKNNFGGERVLVIELEETLNPQQLHLPFARLIRQEGTRIWLSFDKEQISASRLITELADLHRIRDLSVEEPEIESIVRQIYQSGLERKKEGTHAAVLDI, from the coding sequence GTGGAGATTATACAGGTGCACGAATTGCGAAAAGAATTCCGGCGGCTGATTCCCAAAAAGGGACCGTTCGCATCGATCCGCAATTTATGGAATAACGATTACACGGTGCACACCGCCGTTAACAATATCAGTTTCCACATTGACAAAGGTGAATTGGTGGGTTACATCGGTCCAAACGGAGCCGGCAAATCAACTTCTATCAAAATGCTGACCGGCATCCTCGTCCCCACGTCCGGATTGATTGAGGTGGCCGGTCTGGTGCCGCATCAGCAGCGGAAAGAGCATGCGGCCAATATCGGCGTGGTGTTTGGCCAAAAGACTCAACTTTGGTGGGACATCCCGCCGATCGAAAGCTACCGTGTTCTGAAAACGATCTATAAAATTCCGGACGCCGTCTATCGAAAAAATCTGGACCGGTTTCGGGAACTGTTAGACTTGCATGAATTTGAAAATACACCTGTCCGTCAACTGTCGCTCGGCCAGCGGATGCGTGCGGATCTGGCGGCCGCCCTGCTGCACGATCCAGAAATTCTGTTTCTTGATGAGCCGACTATCGGGGTCGATGTGCTGGCGAAAGAAAAGCTGCGCACGTTTATCCGGGAAATCAACCAGGACCGAAAAGTCACAGTGCTGTTGACCACCCACGACATGACCGACATTGAAAAACTGTGCAATCGAATGATGATTATCGATGACGGCGCGATTCTTTATGACGGTACGATCGAATCGCTGAAAAACAACTTTGGAGGCGAACGCGTCCTCGTTATTGAACTTGAGGAAACGCTGAACCCACAGCAGCTTCATCTGCCTTTCGCCCGTCTCATCCGGCAGGAAGGCACCCGAATCTGGCTGTCGTTTGACAAGGAACAGATTAGTGCATCCCGTCTCATTACCGAATTAGCCGACTTGCACCGAATTCGTGATTTGTCGGTCGAAGAACCGGAGATTGAATCGATCGTCCGACAAATCTACCAATCCGGTCTGGAGCGTAAGAAGGAGGGTACGCATGCCGCTGTTTTGGATATTTAG
- a CDS encoding ABC transporter permease, whose protein sequence is MHSLQVYVTMVRAAILSRLQYRADFLMGILGVFVLNAASLGTTWVLLQRFNNLHGWTFWEIVFLYNLWLLGHSFRAILFRQINMLDDYIVQGTFDGFLTRPASPFIQFIGREVHYLGIGDLILSSTMLGIAYHYLGLSWSPALWAWFILIVPASTTVEVSIILIMSTISFKTGRSRAIVNAATQFSFGLVQQYPLDMFNRGVRAIVTFVLPFAFMNYYPSLLLLGKWEKLGGYSWLAYASPAVALILCIIAFFAWRWGIRHYQSTGS, encoded by the coding sequence ATGCATTCGCTGCAAGTATATGTCACAATGGTGCGCGCCGCGATCCTGTCCCGGTTGCAGTACAGGGCCGATTTTTTGATGGGAATTCTCGGCGTGTTTGTTCTCAACGCCGCCTCACTCGGAACCACATGGGTGCTGCTGCAACGGTTTAACAACCTGCACGGATGGACGTTTTGGGAAATTGTGTTTCTTTACAACTTGTGGCTGCTCGGTCACTCGTTCCGGGCGATTCTGTTCCGGCAGATCAACATGCTGGATGACTACATCGTGCAGGGGACATTTGATGGATTTCTGACAAGGCCCGCCTCCCCGTTCATTCAGTTTATCGGGCGGGAAGTCCACTATCTTGGCATCGGCGACCTGATTTTGTCTTCCACGATGTTGGGGATTGCCTATCATTACCTTGGGCTTTCCTGGTCTCCGGCCTTGTGGGCCTGGTTTATTTTAATCGTTCCGGCCTCAACGACGGTCGAGGTGTCGATCATCTTGATTATGTCTACCATCTCATTTAAAACAGGCCGCTCGCGGGCAATTGTAAACGCGGCCACACAGTTCAGCTTTGGTTTGGTCCAGCAGTATCCGCTCGACATGTTTAACCGCGGCGTTCGGGCGATTGTTACATTTGTGTTGCCGTTTGCTTTTATGAACTATTATCCGTCCCTTTTGCTTTTGGGAAAATGGGAAAAGCTCGGCGGCTACTCCTGGCTGGCATACGCTTCCCCGGCGGTCGCCTTGATTCTTTGTATAATTGCATTCTTCGCTTGGCGTTGGGGGATTCGCCATTATCAGAGCACAGGGTCGTAA
- a CDS encoding dihydrolipoamide acetyltransferase family protein, translated as MRQFEFKLPDIGEGIHEGEIVKWHIKPGDMVEEDQAILEVQNDKAVVEIPSPVKGKVLEVKVAEGTVATVGTTLVTFEIEGEAPPQAEHAPAQEAGAADAANEHPANRGPESAAAAAQQPPAAQTTAAAPSQPAAAPGNALPPANPNVLAMPSVRKFAREQGIDINTVRGTGPKGRITREDVWNAKSGAAAAPDHADIAQAELQNAGNLETPAAAAQGTDTAVAQGAPAAAKRPVSQLAEERVPLKGVRKVIASAMAKSVYTAPHVTIMDEANVSKLVQIRSQLKPTAEQKGSKLTYLPFVVKAVVSALRKFPTLNASLDDEKSEIVYKYNYNIGIATDTDNGLMVPVVFDADRKSMWTIADEIRDLAGRAREGKLAPNEMKGSTFSITNIGSAGGMFFTPVINYPEVAILGTGRISEKPVVMDGAVAIAPVMALSLSFDHRLIDGATAQMFMNHLKQLLEEPNMLLMEV; from the coding sequence GTGAGACAATTTGAATTCAAACTGCCGGATATTGGAGAAGGTATTCACGAGGGAGAAATCGTCAAGTGGCATATTAAGCCGGGTGACATGGTAGAAGAAGACCAGGCGATTTTGGAAGTGCAAAACGACAAGGCGGTTGTTGAAATTCCCAGTCCGGTAAAAGGAAAAGTGCTGGAAGTCAAAGTGGCGGAAGGAACGGTGGCAACGGTCGGAACAACCCTGGTCACTTTTGAAATTGAAGGTGAGGCGCCTCCTCAGGCGGAACATGCACCTGCACAGGAAGCAGGCGCGGCGGACGCTGCCAACGAACATCCGGCCAACAGAGGACCGGAGTCTGCTGCGGCGGCAGCGCAACAACCACCTGCTGCCCAGACGACAGCCGCAGCGCCGTCTCAACCGGCAGCCGCCCCAGGCAACGCGCTGCCCCCAGCCAATCCGAATGTGTTGGCGATGCCAAGTGTCCGCAAGTTTGCCCGTGAACAGGGAATTGATATCAATACGGTAAGAGGCACGGGACCAAAAGGACGGATTACCCGGGAAGATGTATGGAATGCAAAATCGGGTGCAGCAGCGGCTCCTGATCATGCCGATATTGCGCAGGCTGAGCTTCAAAATGCGGGCAATCTGGAGACGCCTGCAGCGGCGGCTCAAGGGACCGACACAGCGGTGGCGCAGGGAGCGCCTGCGGCGGCAAAACGTCCGGTCTCACAGCTGGCAGAAGAACGTGTGCCTTTAAAAGGTGTTCGCAAGGTCATCGCATCGGCGATGGCGAAATCGGTTTATACAGCGCCGCATGTCACCATTATGGATGAGGCGAATGTCAGCAAGCTGGTGCAAATTCGCAGTCAACTGAAGCCGACGGCAGAACAGAAAGGCAGCAAACTTACCTATCTGCCGTTTGTCGTCAAAGCGGTTGTCAGCGCGCTGCGAAAGTTCCCGACGCTCAACGCATCGCTTGATGACGAAAAAAGCGAAATCGTGTATAAATATAACTATAACATCGGTATTGCCACCGATACGGACAACGGTTTGATGGTTCCTGTCGTGTTTGACGCCGACCGTAAAAGCATGTGGACGATTGCGGACGAAATCCGGGATCTGGCCGGACGTGCCAGAGAAGGCAAGCTGGCGCCAAACGAGATGAAAGGAAGCACATTCTCCATTACCAACATCGGCTCGGCAGGCGGTATGTTCTTTACGCCGGTGATTAATTATCCGGAAGTTGCGATTCTCGGCACCGGACGCATTTCTGAGAAGCCGGTCGTCATGGATGGCGCTGTTGCCATCGCACCCGTTATGGCATTGTCGCTGAGCTTTGACCATCGGTTGATTGACGGAGCAACCGCGCAAATGTTTATGAACCATCTGAAACAATTGCTGGAAGAACCGAACATGTTACTGATGGAGGTGTAA
- a CDS encoding alpha-ketoacid dehydrogenase subunit beta: protein MAQMTMIQAITDAMRVELKRDDNVLVFGEDVGKNGGVFRATDGLQKEFGENRVFDTPLAESGIGGLAVGLSLQGFRPVAEIQFFGFVFEVFDEIAAQAARMRFRSGGHYNCPIVIRSPFGGGVKTPELHADSLEGLMAQTPGVKVVIPSNPYDAKGLLISAIRDNDPVIFLEHMKLYRSFRGEVPEGEYTVPIGKANVVQDGTDLTIVTYGAMVQTSLKAAEEAKKARGANVEVIDLRTVSPIDIDTILQSIQKTKRAVVVQEAPRNSGVASEVMAQIMERGVLHLEAPVLRVTSPETPYPFAMAEDEWLPDPARVLKAINEVLDF from the coding sequence ATGGCACAAATGACGATGATACAAGCCATAACGGACGCCATGCGGGTAGAATTGAAACGGGACGACAACGTGTTGGTGTTCGGGGAAGACGTCGGTAAAAACGGCGGGGTGTTCCGCGCCACCGACGGTTTGCAAAAGGAGTTTGGGGAAAACCGCGTGTTTGATACACCGCTTGCCGAATCGGGTATCGGCGGTTTGGCGGTAGGTCTGAGCCTGCAGGGGTTCCGGCCGGTTGCGGAAATCCAGTTTTTCGGATTTGTTTTTGAAGTGTTTGATGAGATTGCGGCTCAGGCAGCTCGTATGCGTTTCCGTTCCGGCGGGCATTACAACTGTCCGATCGTGATCCGTTCTCCGTTTGGAGGCGGCGTGAAAACGCCGGAACTGCATGCGGACAGCCTGGAAGGCCTGATGGCGCAAACACCCGGCGTGAAGGTGGTCATACCTTCCAATCCGTACGACGCAAAGGGCCTCTTGATCTCAGCGATTCGGGACAATGATCCGGTTATTTTCCTGGAACATATGAAGCTGTACCGTTCATTCCGTGGGGAAGTGCCGGAAGGGGAATATACCGTTCCGATCGGCAAAGCGAACGTGGTGCAGGACGGAACGGATCTGACCATTGTTACGTACGGCGCGATGGTTCAGACATCTCTCAAAGCGGCGGAAGAAGCGAAAAAAGCGCGCGGCGCAAACGTGGAAGTGATTGATTTACGCACCGTTTCGCCGATTGATATTGATACGATTTTGCAATCGATTCAAAAAACGAAGCGGGCGGTTGTCGTGCAGGAAGCGCCTCGCAACTCCGGCGTAGCATCGGAAGTGATGGCACAGATCATGGAGCGGGGTGTGCTGCACCTGGAAGCACCGGTATTGCGCGTCACATCGCCAGAAACTCCCTATCCGTTCGCAATGGCTGAAGATGAATGGCTGCCGGATCCGGCACGCGTTTTAAAAGCGATTAACGAAGTGCTCGATTTCTGA